In Rutidosis leptorrhynchoides isolate AG116_Rl617_1_P2 chromosome 2, CSIRO_AGI_Rlap_v1, whole genome shotgun sequence, one genomic interval encodes:
- the LOC139893290 gene encoding uncharacterized protein isoform X2, whose protein sequence is MEDLNTCCCYFWVGCWSDYFLSSQPIASACTFSTPLNSSGWEMLCREQKIVWVETRHGSNGVLKGFEVCVATNVQLSISTLSTIVNSDGENTYFTKMEENVKINNAGTNKGFRPSLQFNDEDCLNKFG, encoded by the exons CTGCTGCTATTTCTGGGTTGGTTGTTGGAGTGACTACTTCCTCAGTTCCCAGCCAATTGCATCAGCATGCACTTTCTCTACCCCGTTAAACTCTTCAG GGTGGGAGATGTTGTGTCGAGAACAAAAGATAGTTTGGGTTGAAACGAGACATGGGTCTAATG GCGTTCTCAAAGGGTTTGAAGTGTGTGTTGCAACTAATGTGCAGCTTTCTATCAGTACTCTATCTACCATTGTGAATTCTGATGGTGAAAAT acgTACTTCACTAAGATGGAAGAAAACGTTAAGATAAACAATGCGGGGACAAACAAAGGTTTTAGACCATCTTTACAATTCAATGATGAAG ATTGTCTCAACAAATTTGGTTGA
- the LOC139893290 gene encoding uncharacterized protein isoform X1, with translation MEDLNTCCCYFWVGCWSDYFLSSQPIASACTFSTPLNSSDSMRYCCFVFIEGWEMLCREQKIVWVETRHGSNGVLKGFEVCVATNVQLSISTLSTIVNSDGENTYFTKMEENVKINNAGTNKGFRPSLQFNDEDCLNKFG, from the exons CTGCTGCTATTTCTGGGTTGGTTGTTGGAGTGACTACTTCCTCAGTTCCCAGCCAATTGCATCAGCATGCACTTTCTCTACCCCGTTAAACTCTTCAG ACTCCATGCGATATTGTTGTTTCGTGTTTATTGAAGGGTGGGAGATGTTGTGTCGAGAACAAAAGATAGTTTGGGTTGAAACGAGACATGGGTCTAATG GCGTTCTCAAAGGGTTTGAAGTGTGTGTTGCAACTAATGTGCAGCTTTCTATCAGTACTCTATCTACCATTGTGAATTCTGATGGTGAAAAT acgTACTTCACTAAGATGGAAGAAAACGTTAAGATAAACAATGCGGGGACAAACAAAGGTTTTAGACCATCTTTACAATTCAATGATGAAG ATTGTCTCAACAAATTTGGTTGA
- the LOC139893290 gene encoding uncharacterized protein isoform X3 has product MEDLNTCCCYFWVGCWSDYFLSSQPIASACTFSTPLNSSGVLKGFEVCVATNVQLSISTLSTIVNSDGENTYFTKMEENVKINNAGTNKGFRPSLQFNDEDCLNKFG; this is encoded by the exons CTGCTGCTATTTCTGGGTTGGTTGTTGGAGTGACTACTTCCTCAGTTCCCAGCCAATTGCATCAGCATGCACTTTCTCTACCCCGTTAAACTCTTCAG GCGTTCTCAAAGGGTTTGAAGTGTGTGTTGCAACTAATGTGCAGCTTTCTATCAGTACTCTATCTACCATTGTGAATTCTGATGGTGAAAAT acgTACTTCACTAAGATGGAAGAAAACGTTAAGATAAACAATGCGGGGACAAACAAAGGTTTTAGACCATCTTTACAATTCAATGATGAAG ATTGTCTCAACAAATTTGGTTGA